In the genome of Methylotenera mobilis JLW8, the window AGCCATTCACTTGGCGGTTCAGTCGTATTAAATAGTCTTGCAATGATGAGACTAATTTTGACTTTGAAAGCTAAGCCCAGCTCGTGTTGTAGTTCGGCAGAGAAGTCATACCAAAACAAAATATCCCAGAGCCCTTCAATTGGGCCATCTAGGGCATCCCAAAACCTAACAAATTCTATTTCCCCATCCTCATCTTGAACTGTTGGGCCTATGTGATAGAAGTCACTGGCTTTAATAGATTCAGCACCATATTTGGTTTTTAGTTTTTGATCGATTAGCTGTCGAGTTGTTGAGTTAACACCAGTACTACCATTTGCATAGTCAGAGCTGTAATTTGTATTGAAACTTTCAAATTTTTCATTGAGCTCGTAAAAGCTCTTGGCATGCGTTAGTTGCTTTAGTTGGTGTGCCCATAACTGCGTCCTCATGGTGTCAATCAGTGTACGTGGTTTTCTGCCTTTTCCTGCCATTATCAAATTCCACTAATCCATTAGTTTAAAAAAATACTAACAGCTTTTTGATTGGAATTTAGCCCTATTAATTTCGATAGCTCATTTTTTTACAATGGGTTCATCTTGAATCAGTTAACGCCATTCAAGACTTTAATTAATAAGGAGAATCAAAAATGACAGAAAAATATAACGTTAATAGTTTAATGGGGTTGGAAAATGATGAATTGCAAAGTGAATTGCTAATTCATCCAATAGCTAATCTATTTCCAGAGATGTCGGAATTGCAGTTTGACGAGCTGAAACAAGATATCGCGCAAAATGGATTGCAAATGCCAATTCTTATGTATGGAGGAAAGGTGGTGGATGGTCGCCATCGCTTACGTGCATGCTCGGCATTAGGAGTCACTCCTAAGTTCGCAGAGCTAGAAGCTGCTAATGATAAATCAGCAGAACAATCTGTAATTAGTATCAACTTGCATAGACGTCATCTCACGGAAGGTCAAAAGGCAATCATTGCTGCGCGATTAACCAACTCATTCGTTGGAGCAAATCAGCATACTGCTGGAGCTGTATCCCAAAGAAAGGTTGCAGAAGAATTGGGCATTTCAGTTGACTCAGTTCAGCGTGGAAAAAAAGTGCTCAATAACGGCACCCCAGAACTTATCGCGGCAGTCTCTGAAGGAAAGCTAGACATCAGCAACGCAGCAAAACTTGCCCAACTTGCGAAACAAGATCAGTCACAACTTAACTTTGATGATATCAAAACTATTCAAGAGGCCAGCAAGGCTATTAATAAAGCAAAATTTGAAAGTCGCCGTCAAGAGCGTATTCAAGAGATTGAAGCTAAAAGAGCCAATAACAAACCATTGGAGTCTTCACTAGGAACATTCAGCGTAATTCTAGCTGATCCACCATGGGACTACATGGGTGAGCTTGCCGTGGGTTATCCATGTATGTCAGTAAAGGAAATTTGCGAGATGCCTATTAGCCAAATTTCAGCTGATGATGCAGTTCTGTTTATGTGGTGCTCATCTTCTTTGTTGCCAGAAGCTGTAGAAGTGGTGAAAGCATGGGGCTTTACATTTAAGACGAGTGCAGTTTGGGATAAAGACTTTTCTGGTCAGGGTACATATTTTCGTCAAGGCCATGAGGTGCTGATGATTGCTACCAAAGGATTGGTG includes:
- a CDS encoding MT-A70 family methyltransferase, encoding MTEKYNVNSLMGLENDELQSELLIHPIANLFPEMSELQFDELKQDIAQNGLQMPILMYGGKVVDGRHRLRACSALGVTPKFAELEAANDKSAEQSVISINLHRRHLTEGQKAIIAARLTNSFVGANQHTAGAVSQRKVAEELGISVDSVQRGKKVLNNGTPELIAAVSEGKLDISNAAKLAQLAKQDQSQLNFDDIKTIQEASKAINKAKFESRRQERIQEIEAKRANNKPLESSLGTFSVILADPPWDYMGELAVGYPCMSVKEICEMPISQISADDAVLFMWCSSSLLPEAVEVVKAWGFTFKTSAVWDKDFSGQGTYFRQGHEVLMIATKGLVPEVPYDARPSSVLKFKRREHSRKPDEVYQIIDHMYPELSKVELFCRGEPANGWAGWGNECTQKNTDINASINVAKQA